From the Solanum lycopersicum chromosome 10, SLM_r2.1 genome, one window contains:
- the LOC101267164 gene encoding transcription factor bHLH14-like, with protein sequence MDELMVSSSSSSSFFIPSLLSQTSSNLQQKLQNILKIQTDSWSYAIFWQTTNDDDDGHLFLAWGDGHFHGTKSKTGVQSSEQSTERKNVIKGIQALICENGDEKVDDDDDDEVTDAEWFYVMSLAQSFSIGDGVPGKAFSTASIIWLTGSQNLQFHTCKRAKEAHLHGIQTFVCIPTSNGVIEMGSNQLIKENWVLIQQVKSIFNNSIPHIVNCLEQNTNINPKTEELVSVSVSAECNDSDSDCQLLVEKKTPKKRGRKPGATRETPLNHVEAERQRREKLNHRFYALRSVVPHVTKMDKASLLSDAVSYINELKSKVAELETQLTRKSKKLKIECTDSFSIDNNSTATTITNSVDQIRHNSFGVHSNLKVEVEVKILGPDAMVRVQSENVNYPSTRLMRALQDLELHVHHASISSVNDIMLQDIVVKVPIGLSTEDRLKNALIRSIQHQ encoded by the coding sequence ATGGATGAATTAATGgtttcttcatcatcatcatcatcattttttaTACCATCTTTACTTTCTCAAACTTCATCAAACCTTCAACAAAAACTTCAAAATATTCTCAAGATTCAAACAGATTCTTGGTCATATGCTATTTTCTGGCAAACtacaaatgatgatgatgatggtcaTCTTTTTTTAGCTTGGGGTGATGGTCATTTCCATGGTACTAAATCTAAAACAGGGGTTCAATCTAGTGAACAATCTACAGAGagaaaaaatgttattaaaggGATTCAAGCTTTAATTTGTGAAAATGGTGATGAAAaagttgatgatgatgatgatgatgaagttACTGATGCTGAATGGTTTTATGTCATGTCATTAGCTCAATCTTTTTCCATTGGTGATGGTGTACCTGGCAAAGCTTTTAGTACTGCTTCTATCATATGGTTAACTGGTTCACAAAACCTTCAATTTCATACCTGTAAAAGAGCTAAAGAAGCTCATCTTCATGGAATTCAAACTTTTGTTTGTATTCCAACTTCCAATGGAGTTATTGAAATGGGTTCCAATCAACTAATCAAAGAAAACTGGGTGTTGATTCAACAAGTTAAGTCCATTTTCAACAACTCAATTCCTCATATTGTCAATTGTTTAGAACAAAACACAAACATCAACCCGAAAACAGAGGAATTAGTTTCAGTTTCAGTTTCCGCTGAATGTAATGATTCAGATTCCGATTGTCAACTACTGGTGGAGAAGAAAACCCCGAAGAAGAGAGGTAGAAAACCAGGGGCAACACGTGAAACACCGTTGAACCACGTTGAAGCAGAGAGACAGAGGAGGGAGAAGTTAAACCATAGATTCTACGCTCTGCGTTCTGTTGTGCCTCATGTTACCAAAATGGATAAAGCTTCGTTGTTATCAGATGCTGTATCGTACATCAACGAATTGAAATCGAAAGTTGCTGAATTGGAAACTCAGCTTACTAGAAAATCGAAGAAACTGAAAATCGAGTGTACGGATAGTTTCAGTATAGACAACAACAGTACTgctacaacaataacaaattcaGTGGATCAAATTAGGCATAATTCATTTGGTGTCCACAGCAATTTAAAAgttgaagttgaagttaagaTTTTGGGACCTGATGCCATGGTAAGGGTACAATCTGAAAATGTTAATTATCCATCAACGCGATTGATGCGCGCTCTTCAAGATCTTGAACTTCATGTTCACCATGCCAGTATTTCGAGTGTCAACGATATTATGCTACAGGACATCGTTGTTAAAGTTCCTATAGGATTGAGTACTGAAGATCGATTAAAAAACGCTCTAATTAGAAGCATACAACATCAGTAG